The DNA window GTCGCCGGTCGGCCCGCTCGGCAACGGCGATCCGTCGGTGTGGCGCACCCTCTCGGAGGGCGGCACGCTCCGCATCCCCGGCATCGGGTCCGAGCTCCTGCACCACGTGCACGCCGACGACGTCGCCCAGGTGTTCGAGCTCGCCGTCGCGCACCGCGACGCCGCCGCCGGCGAGGACTTCCACGCGGTCGCCCCGTCGTCGCTGAGCGTCCGCGGCTACGCCGAGATCGCGGCCTCGTGGTTCGGCCGGACGGCGACGCTCGAGCCGATCTCGTGGGAGCAGTTCCGCGCGGAGAACACCGAGCGGCACGCGGACGCGAGCTGGGGGCACCTGTTCCGCAACCACCACCTCAGCATCGACAAGGCTCGTCGCGTGCTCGGCTTCGCGCCGCAGTACGAGCCGGAGGCGGCGATCCTCGAGTCGGTCCGGTGGCTGATCGATCGCGACCGCCTCGACGTCGCACGTCCTCTGCAGGTGTGACGAGCCGGATGCCGCGGCCCCGGCTAGCCTGACGGTATGACCGACTCGAGCTCACGCCGGACGACGGACGCGGTCGTCGTCCGCCGCAGGGTGACGGCGTTCGTCATCGACGCCGTGCTCATCGTCATCTTCGCCGCGATCGGCCGCGCCAGTCACACCGAGGGCATTTTGGCCGGGCTCTGGACCACCTCGTGGCCGTTCCTGCTCGCGCTCGTCGTGGGCTGGGTGCTGTCGCTCGCGTGGCGGGCGCCGCTGGCCGTCGTGCGCACCGGCCTGCCCGTATGGGCCATCACCGTCGCCGGCGGGATGCTGCTGCGCGCCGTGACGGGACAGGGTGTGCAGATCGCATTCGTGATCGTCGCGGCATCCGTCCTGCTGCTCTTCCTGGTGGGGTGGCGCGGCCTGCTCGCCCTGCTCCGACGCCGGAGCCGCACCCGCAGCTGAACCTGCCCGCACACGGGCCCGATCCGAGCGCTTCAGCTCTCAGACTCGACCTGCTCGGCGATCTTGTCGACCTTCTCGACGTATGCCTTCGGGTCGGTCTTGCGCTCGAGGCCCGCGGCGTTCATGTAACGCACCGTGCCGAAGACGGGGCGCTCGGTCCACCCGCGGTCGTGCTGGCCGAAGAGCCACGCGATGTTCGAGAACGAGTTCGCATCGCGCCCGTCGAGGAAGTACCTGTTGTTGAGGTAGAGCGCGGTCCGGTAGGCCGTCTCCGGAGTCTTCGACCACTCGATGATCTTCTTGCCCCAGTACATCCGCATGTGGTTGTGCATGTAGCCGCTCACGACCATCTCGCGCATCGCGGCGTTCCAGTACTCGTCGTGCGTCTCGCCCTTCTCGAGCTGCCCGCGGGTGTAGACGTGCTCTCTCTTGTCCGTCGCATGCTTCTGCAGCGTCTCGCGCGCCCAGTCGGGCAGCCCCTGATACGAGTCGTAGTGCGGCTCGTAGAACACGAAGTTCTGCGGCAGCTCGCGCCGGATGATGAGCTCCTCGAGGAACCCGTCGACGTTCTCGCCCCCGCCCGCCTTCTTCACCTCGAGCGCGAGGTAGACCGGCGAGATCTGCCCGAAATGCAGGTACTTGCTCATGTGCGAGACGTCGTTCGTCTGGGGCTGGTTGCGATTCTCGGCGTAGTGCGGCAGCGAGTCCTCGATGAAGTGCCGCAGCATCGTCTTCGCCGCGGTGGTGCCGCCGGTGAAGATCGTCACCGGGGGCACGTCGCGCTCGATGGACAGCTTCTTGAGAAGCGTGGGGATGTCGCTCAGGTCCTCCCCCGCGATCTCCCTCCCCAGGCTCGTGTTCTTCACCGTCGTCGCGCGGAGCGGCGCGAGGAAGCGCTCCAGGTGCTTCGTGATCTTCGGGCGGAGGGTCCGCGCCGCAGTCTCCTTCTTGTCGGACGCGAGCTCGACCGGCACCACGACGTCGCTCTCGACCTGGATGACGGGGACGTCGGCGTCCTTCGCGACGCGGTCGCGCCACTGTCCCTGGATGCGGAGATAGCCGCGATCGGTGACGACGAGGGACGCGTCCTTCGAGAGCTTCGCTGCGACGTCGTCCGGCGTGCCGCGCTGGGCGACGAAGGTGATGCCTCGCTTCTCGAGCGCCTCGGCGACGTCGGCGAGCCCTTCGAGCATGAAGGAGTAGTGCCGCTCCTGAGCGTCGGGGTAGTCCTCGGTGATGCCGAAGCAGACGAGGATCGGCTGGTCGAGCTCATTCGCGCGGTGCACGGCGTATTCGAGCGCGTGATTGAACTCCGCCCGCTGCGACTGCTGCATCCAATAGAGGACGTACGCGCCGTCGCCGATCTCCTCGATGTCGTTCAGCTGCTGGACGCGCTCGGACTGGATGCCGGCGTAGACGTCGATCTCCGCGACGTCGTGGGTGTCGTCAGGGGCCATGCGCTCATCTTGACGGCCTGTCCGGGCGCGCAGGAGGGGTTGCGGACGCGGTCCTCGTCGGATTCGCAGAGGAACTCAGGCGATCGCACCTCCCGCGCCGACCGCGGCTAGACTCGAGCTTTTGCGCCGGGTCGGGTCCGGCGCCGGCCGGGCACGAAGGCGGGAGGTGACCATGAACCGGCGCGAGCGGACCGTTCTGAAGGCGCTGTCGGGCTTCGTGCGGACAGGCGCATCGACCGACACCTCGACCGATACGCTCCCCGTCATCGACGACCGCCTCGCAGTGTCGATCCTCGACCTGGCGGTGCGCATCGGCGAGACGATGCTCGTGGCCGGAGCCAGCGCCAGCGCGGTGACGACGACGATCGTCCGCGTCGCGGGCGCCTACGGCGTCGACCCGGTCGACGTCGACGTGACCTACAACTCGATCACCGCAGCGCATCACCGCACGGGCGCGGCATCCCCGGTCACGCTGCTGCGCGTCGTGCGCGGCTCCGCGCCCGACCATCTGCGACTCGAGCGCCTGCAGGCGCTGGTCGCCGAGATCGAGCAGGGTCGCGACCCCGCCGATGCGCTGGCCCGCTGCCGGGAGATCCGGCGCACGCCGTTCCGCTACCGGCCCGCCGTGGTGGTGCTCTCGCAGGCCCTGCTGGCGGTCGGCGTCGCGATCATGTTCGGCGGCAACGGACTGGTGATCGCCCTCGCCTTCGTCGCCGCTGCGGTCGCCGCCCTCACGCAGTTCGCCCTCGCGCGCGCCCGCGTCCCCTACTTCTTCAGCCAGATCGCCGGAGCCTTCGTGCTGACGATGATCGCGGCGGCCACTCCGCTGCTGCGGCAGACGGGGTGGGATGCCGCGGCCCAGGTGCGTCCGTCGGTGATCGTCGCCTCGGGCGTGGTCCTGATGCTCGCCGGGCTCACCGTGGTCGGAGCCGCCCAGGACGCGATCGACGGCTTCGCGCTGACCGCCATCGGGCGCATCCTGGAGCTCACGACGAACACGCTCGGCGTGGTGCTCGGCATCCTGGCGGGGCTGGAGACGGCCAGCGCGCTCGGGTTCGCCATGTCTCCCCCGACAGAGGCGCTGCCGCTCGGTCCGGTGCCCCTGCAGTTCTTCGGCGCAGCGCTCATCGCCGTATCGGTGGCCATCTTCAACGGCGGCGGCGGCCGCATCATCGGCGTCAGCGCGGCACTGAGCCTGGTGGCGTGGGTCGGGTACCTCGGCGCGACCCGGCTCGGCTTCGAGGTGGCTGCCGCAAGCGGCTTCGGCGCCTTCCTCGGCAGCCTCGCCGGAGTGCTCATCGCCTACCGACTGCACGTTCCGTCCGTGGCGATCACCACCGCTGCGATCCTGCCGCTCGTGCCGGGAGCCGCCGTGTTCCGGGGCCTGCTCGGCGTCGTGGAGTCGGGACAGAACGCGTCGCTGCTGCTCACCGGGTTCACCACCCTGGCCGGCGCGGCGACGATCGGCATCAGCCTCGCGGTCGGCGCATCGCTCGGCATCTACCTCGGCCAGCCCGTGCGCGCCTCGCTGCGCGGAATCGCCGGCACGCGGGCACGCCTGCGCCGCTGATCGCCCGGCCGCCCCGGCTCAGATGCGACCGCCGGCCTCCCACAGCCGGATGAGCTTGAGGGCGAGGTGCAGGGTGCTGCGCTTCATGCCGTCGGCGAGCGCATCGCGCACCTCGGCCGGCATCCGCTCGAGACGGTAGTAGAGCGTCGTCCGGTGGATGAACAGCACCTCGCATGCCGCCGGAACATTGCCGGCGACGTCGAGGTAGGTCTCGACGGTGCGCCTCTGGGTCTCGTCGCCGTGTGTGACGAGGGTGTGCGCGGCCGGCGAGACGGCCGCCAGGCTCGCCGGGTCGACCTTCGCGGTCGCGAGCAGCAGCCAGCCTCCCAGCGCGCTGACGTCGACGGCCGGGCGGAACTCCGCGAACGCCGCCGAGAGCTCCGCCGCGTGCGTGGCCTCCCCCACGGCGGCATCGAGGTCGGGAGCCGCCGGCACCGGGGAGGCGGTTCCGATCCCCAGGACCCGGATGCCTCGTGCCTCCGCTTCGCGATGGATGCGCGCGTCGAGGTCCGACTCGGTCGACGGCCCCACCACGATGACGGCTCCGCTGCGCATGCCCGCCAGGTAGGCCGGGACGGGGCGCAGTGCCGCCAGCTGACGCCCGAAGCCCGCGCGTCTCAGCGAGGTCACGGCGTTGTCGATGAGCACGACGCGGACGACGGTGCCGGCGCCCCGTTCCAGCCACCGGTTCTCCACAGCGGTCTCGAACGCCTCGCGCCTGGCGGCCGGGTCGGCCGAGGTCAGCGCGAAGAGCACACCGTGGCGGTCGGCGTGGCGCGCACCTTCCGACTCGCGTACGAGGTCGCTCATGGCTCTCCCTCACGGTGGGCAGCCGCACGCGGGGTCGCGAGGCGGACGCGGCCGTGTGCGGGGGTTCTTGTGGAGTGTTGCTTCATTCGACCGCGTGGGCCGCGGGGACACCAGGAAGAAAGGGGGCAGAAATCACGTTTCCGGGATTTTGCGGCGATTGCGCGATCTGCCAGGCTCGCCGTAGGACGTCGCACGCGAGATCCCACGAGGACGCGCGTGATGCGGGATGTCCTTCAGCCGGGAGACGAGCTCGTGTCGCAGCATCCATTCGGTGTCCTGCTTCGCCGCCGTCGCCAGCACGCCGATTTCACGATCGAGCACCTCGCCGAGCGGTCGGGACTGAGTCCGCGGGCCATCGGCGACATCGAGCGCGGAGTAAGCACGGGTCCGCAGCGGCGGACGGTCATCGCCCTCGCCGACGGACTCGACCTCGGCGGCGACGACCGCGCGGACTTCCTCCAGGCGGCCCGCCCCGGGCGGCGAGCCGCGTCGCTCGATGCTCCGGCCGTCTCCGTCCGGCCCTTCCGCCTGCCCGACTTCACCGCCCGCGAGGACGAGCTGGAGGTCCTCACGACGCTGCTCGCGGGGAGCGACGCCGCCGTCACCACCCCCGTGCTCGTCACCGGCATGGCCGGCGTGGGAAAGACGACCATCGCGCTCGAAGCGCTCCACCGGGTGACGACGGATGCCACCGGCATCCTGTTCGTGAATGTCCACAGCCCCGACAGCCTTCCGCTTCCTCCTCTGCAGGTCCTGCAGGCTCTGCTCCGGCAGACCGAGGCCGGCGAAGAGGCGGACACGATGGACGATGCCGTCGCCGCGTGGCGGCGGGCGACCGCCACCGCGTCGCTCGCCGTGCTCCTGGACAACGTCGCAGGCGAGGAGCAGGTGCGAGCGGTGCTGACGGCGACCCTGCCGGTCCGGCTCGTCCTCACGTCGCGACGCCCGCTCGCCGGCCTGGAGGGGTGTCGCCGGGTGGCCCTCGGTCCCCTCCCCCGCCCTGCGAGCATCGACGTCCTCTCGAGGATCATCGCGCCCGCGCAGCTCGCCCGTGGCGATCTCGACGAACTCGCCGCACTGTGCGCCGACCTGCCGCTGGCGCTGCGAATCGCGGGGAGCCGGATCTCGTCCCGTCCCGACTGGAGCGTCGAGGACTACGTCCTGCGGCTGCGCACGGAGACGACGCGACTGCGGCATCTGGTGGCGGGCGACCTGAGCGCGGCATCCGCGTTCGCTCTCTCGTACGACACGCTGGCACCTCGGTCCCAGCAGCTCTTCCGCAGCCTCTCCCTCATCACCGGACCGTCCTTCCGCGCCGACATGGCGGCGGCGGTCGCCGCCCTGAGCGCGGAGGCGGTCGCCGAGAGCCTCGACGAGCTCACCGACAGCGCGCTCGTGGAGCCGCTGATCGGCGAGCGCTATCGCATGCACGACCTCCTCCGCGTCTTCGCGAGGGAGAGGCTCGCGTCGGCCGAGACGACCGAGCAGATCGACGAGCGACAGGCCGGCCTGCGGCGCTGGACGCTCGACACCGCCCGCAGGATGGCCCAGGTCACCGAGGAGCAGGATGCCGCGGCGGAGGCCGGCGGCGTCACTCTCGCGTCGGCGCACGACTGGCTGACGACGGAGGCGGACGCATGGTTCCGCGCGCTCGAGACCGCTGCGGCCGGCGCCGGCGACCCGCCGGACACC is part of the Microbacterium lemovicicum genome and encodes:
- a CDS encoding DUF3054 domain-containing protein, with amino-acid sequence MTDSSSRRTTDAVVVRRRVTAFVIDAVLIVIFAAIGRASHTEGILAGLWTTSWPFLLALVVGWVLSLAWRAPLAVVRTGLPVWAITVAGGMLLRAVTGQGVQIAFVIVAASVLLLFLVGWRGLLALLRRRSRTRS
- a CDS encoding deoxyribodipyrimidine photo-lyase, whose amino-acid sequence is MAPDDTHDVAEIDVYAGIQSERVQQLNDIEEIGDGAYVLYWMQQSQRAEFNHALEYAVHRANELDQPILVCFGITEDYPDAQERHYSFMLEGLADVAEALEKRGITFVAQRGTPDDVAAKLSKDASLVVTDRGYLRIQGQWRDRVAKDADVPVIQVESDVVVPVELASDKKETAARTLRPKITKHLERFLAPLRATTVKNTSLGREIAGEDLSDIPTLLKKLSIERDVPPVTIFTGGTTAAKTMLRHFIEDSLPHYAENRNQPQTNDVSHMSKYLHFGQISPVYLALEVKKAGGGENVDGFLEELIIRRELPQNFVFYEPHYDSYQGLPDWARETLQKHATDKREHVYTRGQLEKGETHDEYWNAAMREMVVSGYMHNHMRMYWGKKIIEWSKTPETAYRTALYLNNRYFLDGRDANSFSNIAWLFGQHDRGWTERPVFGTVRYMNAAGLERKTDPKAYVEKVDKIAEQVESES
- a CDS encoding threonine/serine ThrE exporter family protein encodes the protein MNRRERTVLKALSGFVRTGASTDTSTDTLPVIDDRLAVSILDLAVRIGETMLVAGASASAVTTTIVRVAGAYGVDPVDVDVTYNSITAAHHRTGAASPVTLLRVVRGSAPDHLRLERLQALVAEIEQGRDPADALARCREIRRTPFRYRPAVVVLSQALLAVGVAIMFGGNGLVIALAFVAAAVAALTQFALARARVPYFFSQIAGAFVLTMIAAATPLLRQTGWDAAAQVRPSVIVASGVVLMLAGLTVVGAAQDAIDGFALTAIGRILELTTNTLGVVLGILAGLETASALGFAMSPPTEALPLGPVPLQFFGAALIAVSVAIFNGGGGRIIGVSAALSLVAWVGYLGATRLGFEVAAASGFGAFLGSLAGVLIAYRLHVPSVAITTAAILPLVPGAAVFRGLLGVVESGQNASLLLTGFTTLAGAATIGISLAVGASLGIYLGQPVRASLRGIAGTRARLRR
- a CDS encoding helix-turn-helix domain-containing protein, which gives rise to MSDLVRESEGARHADRHGVLFALTSADPAARREAFETAVENRWLERGAGTVVRVVLIDNAVTSLRRAGFGRQLAALRPVPAYLAGMRSGAVIVVGPSTESDLDARIHREAEARGIRVLGIGTASPVPAAPDLDAAVGEATHAAELSAAFAEFRPAVDVSALGGWLLLATAKVDPASLAAVSPAAHTLVTHGDETQRRTVETYLDVAGNVPAACEVLFIHRTTLYYRLERMPAEVRDALADGMKRSTLHLALKLIRLWEAGGRI
- a CDS encoding helix-turn-helix domain-containing protein; translated protein: MRDVLQPGDELVSQHPFGVLLRRRRQHADFTIEHLAERSGLSPRAIGDIERGVSTGPQRRTVIALADGLDLGGDDRADFLQAARPGRRAASLDAPAVSVRPFRLPDFTAREDELEVLTTLLAGSDAAVTTPVLVTGMAGVGKTTIALEALHRVTTDATGILFVNVHSPDSLPLPPLQVLQALLRQTEAGEEADTMDDAVAAWRRATATASLAVLLDNVAGEEQVRAVLTATLPVRLVLTSRRPLAGLEGCRRVALGPLPRPASIDVLSRIIAPAQLARGDLDELAALCADLPLALRIAGSRISSRPDWSVEDYVLRLRTETTRLRHLVAGDLSAASAFALSYDTLAPRSQQLFRSLSLITGPSFRADMAAAVAALSAEAVAESLDELTDSALVEPLIGERYRMHDLLRVFARERLASAETTEQIDERQAGLRRWTLDTARRMAQVTEEQDAAAEAGGVTLASAHDWLTTEADAWFRALETAAAGAGDPPDTVLATAEALAHFAERWLGFPHWRTVLEIAVAAAEQLGDQTVLVRQLHWQAALELGLVDGDADRALTMSHRARDMALAAGATESAVWALVTLAWSETRRGELAAARETAALALAEATAADLVEAQVHSRYFLASGWMEDDPERALQEAGEIRRVLDEREADLAIREWNTANNSQTAIAAKALLQLKRYDEVIVVAERIMDDAALFPHEPGFLARAHRHRGFAFLGLGATEKARGDLQRALDLVQPHERPDWWAAEIQTALDSLPQP